In one window of Helianthus annuus cultivar XRQ/B chromosome 17, HanXRQr2.0-SUNRISE, whole genome shotgun sequence DNA:
- the LOC110873029 gene encoding DNA replication ATP-dependent helicase/nuclease JHS1, which produces MPPRKKPTKPTTAGASGSKKSNQTQQQSSQKPSKFGIQHFFDRHTQNSQKHQPPKEPATKQSSDPEKPSSSDGVAVRNEAKCSSDLGINPRNNNVGGKNGSQSTPTEDLLPVVVRENGSGNQLLEVSPEFCKSVSRKRIKFSPGMLINQSQDDGGDEVTWRISPVNERLYALTKNIADGRKVLKECSRFNIMKFKQSSDDKVSSSSSSTVKLIKGINLESRNLEQDMLSCGSNEKATDKSNASFRSPFTTPPSCHNKTSDSIDTNGESSHLGSRQHKKALLELLDQVEDVICVEDQVSTDTRTASTSYGSKQSNEIRLKSDVVEGSSVGSTKNVTTEPANVYFLVFEVSEKQFVGSNGLQRTSKVLRLLDEECGEERSVYLSDDWFYSVIAPGDTVHVIGEFNEGICEVNRDKNFLIVHPDILVSGTRVAASFSCPRRTVLDERLKNNEQSAAALVGTLLHQLFQAGLLRESPTKEFLEEYARVLLQKNYESLFACKVYEGDIHKTMLEAIPRLLKWILFFRDSKSPSSSVDFGSNDGVKKVKVSEVIDIEEMAWAPKYGLKGVIDASMHVKVASKSNQTTDFIMPLEFKTGKATNGQAAIEHSAQVMLYTLLMSERYKKNIDYGLLYYLHTDQTQGIAVRRSDLVGLIMRRNELASDLLKASMTQQLPPMLQVPNTCKNCRHLNACTVYHKAHSGSIEGSGLGDVYSSLVNHLTTGHCNFLKKWERLIDLEANELEVVRKEMWGRRSMNGSHSSTCLSSIVLDTSDQVPDKNFIQGNRFVYRFMRQDLNPSSSGKDLECSLKTGDYVILSTDPGRLVVGRGVIMDMTRINVTISFSKRLRLPGSSPSKIIHDLCQEVWRIDKDEFTASFAMMRFNLIQMFLQDDRSSHLRSMIVDLNAPRYDGSCIFSQDPAVSYIWSEKTLNDDQRKTILKILTAKDYTLILGMPGTGKTSTMVHAVKAFLMRGASILLTSYTNSAVDNLLIKLKSQGIDFIRIGRDEAVHEEIRSHCINGADMQSTKDIKTRLDQTKVVAVTCLGVSSPLLSDKKFDVCIMDEAGQITLPVSLGPLMFASMFVLVGDHYQLPPLVQSTEARESGMGVSLFCRLSEAHPQAISALQSQYRMCAPIMELSNALIYGNRLRCGSPDVANAKLVYTSSTSMSLWLKKVLDPLRQVIFINTDLLPGLEVKDCKTVNNPLEAYIVTEITDKLTCQGIRGEDIGVITPYNSQANLIKQYVSSSVEIHTIDKYQGRDKDCILVSFVRSSDNPKNCKSSLLGDWHRINVALTRAKKKLIMVGSQRTLSFVPILKLLIEKVEEGCSILNVNKEDIDINSQHKGELKRCSQLRSL; this is translated from the exons ATGCCTCCGAGGAAGAAGCCGACCAAACCCACCACCGCCGGCGCCAGTGGATCAAAAAAATCAAACCAAACCCAACAACAATCATCCCAAAAACCCTCCAAATTCGGCATCCAACACTTCTTCGATCGCCACACACAAAACTCACAGAAACACCAACCCCCTAAAGAACCTGCGACCAAGCAATCCTCGGACCCAGAAAAACCAAGTAGCAGTGACGGGGTTGCGGTCCGCAATGAAGCTAAATGCAGTTCCGATTTGGGGATAAACCCTAGAAATAATAATGTTGGTGGAAAAAACGGGTCTCAGAGTACTCCTACTGAGGATTTGTTACCGGTTGTTGTTAGGGAAAATGGAAGTGGGAATCAGTTGTTGGAGGTTTCGCCGGAGTTTTGCAAATCTGTTTCTCGGAAACGGATAAAGTTTTCACCTGGGATG TTGATAAACCAAAGCCAGGATGATGGAGGTGATGAAGTCACATGGAGAATTTCACCAGTTAACGAGCGACTTTATGCACTGACAAAGAATATAGCGGACGGGCGAAAAGTTTTAAAAGAATGTTCACGGTTCAACATTATGAAGTTTAAACAAAGTTCTGATGAcaag gtttcttcttcttcttcttcaacagTCAAGCTTATAAAGGGGATTAATTTGGAAAGCCGTAACCTTGAGCAAGATATGCTTTCATGCGGTAGTAACGAGAAAGCAACTGATAAGAGTAATGCAAGTTTTAGGAGTCCTTTCACGACCCCACCGTCATGCCATAATAAG ACTTCTGATAGCATAGATACTAATGGAGAATCAAGTCATCTTGGTTCAAGGCAACACAAAAAG GCATTGCTTGAACTGCTAGATCAAGTAGAAGACGTAATATGTGTTGAAGATCAAGTATCTACAGATACCAGAACCGCATCAACTTCATATGGAAGTAAACAAAGCAATGAAATACGATTAAAGTCCGACGTTGTAGAAGGATCATCAGTGGGTTCAACCAAAAATGTCACGACAGAACCGGCCAATGTCTattttcttgtgtttgag GTATCGGAGAAGCAGTTTGTAGGTTCAAATGGTTTACAGCGTACTTCAAAG GTTTTAAGGTTACTGGATGAGGAATGTGGAGAAGAGCGGTCTGTGTATTTGTCAGATGATTG GTTTTATAGTGTCATAGCACCTGGAGATACCGTACATGTTATTGGTGAATTCAATGAGGGAATATGTGAGGTGAACCGTGACAAAAATTTTCTAATCGTTCACCCGGATATATTGGTATCTGGAACCCgg GTGGCTGCTAGTTTCAGCTGTCCACGACGCACCGTTCTGGATGAGAGGTTAAAAAACAATGAACAGTCAGCTGCAGCACTAGTTGGCACTTTATTGCATCAACTATTCCAG GCTGGACTTCTTAGGGAAAGTCCAACCAAGGAGTTTCTTGAAGAGTATGCAAGAGTCTTGCTTCAGAAGAATTATGAGAGCCTATTTGCTTGTAAAG TATACGAAGGTGACATTCACAAGACCATGCTCGAAGCAATCCCACGGTTATTAAAGTGGATCTTGTTCTTCCGAGATTCAAAG AGCCCTTCTTCTAGTGTTGATTTTGGATCTAATGATGGAGTTAAGAAGGTGAAGGTATCCGAG GTGATTGATATTGAGGAAATGGCGTGGGCTCCAAAATACGGGTTAAAAGGAGTTATAGATGCATCTATGCATGTAAAAGTTGCTTCTAAATCTAATCAAACCACCGATTTTATAATGCCCCTAGAGTTCAAAACCGGAAAAGCAACTAATGGGCAG GCAGCCATTGAACACAGTGCCCAAGTGATGTTGTATACTCTCCTTATGTCCGAAAG gtacAAAAAGAATATAGATTATGGTCTACTATATTATCTTCATACAGATCAGACCCAG GGAATTGCTGTTCGGAGATCTGATTTGGTCGGGCTAATTATGCGACGTAATGAACTTGCTAGTGATCTTCTGAAGGCATCGATGACTCAGCAACTTCCACCAATGTTGCAG GTCCCAAACACATGCAAAAATTGTAGGCATCTTAACGCTTGTACAGTCTACCATAAG GCACATAGCGGAAGTATTGAGGGCAGCGGATTAGGTGACGTTTACAGCTCACTTGTGAACCATTTAACAACTGGTCATTGTAACTTTCTTAAGAAATGGGAAAGGTTGATTGATTTAGAAGCAAATGAATTGGAG GTTGTGAGGAAAGAAATGTGGGGCCGGCGTAGTATGAACGGTTCACATTCAAGTACTTGTCTATCCTCCATTGTTCTTGACACTTCAGATCAAGTTCCAGATAAGAACTTCATTCAAGGCAATCGGTTTGTTTATCGCTTTATGCGTCAAGATTTAAATCCTTCATCTTCAGGAAAAGACTTGGAATGCTCACTTAAAACCGGAGACTACGTG ATCTTGAGCACCGATCCTGGCCGTCTAGTGGTCGGAAGAGGTGTAATAATGGACATGACCCGCATCAATGTCACG ATTTCGTTTTCAAAGCGTTTAAGGCTTCCAGGGAGCAGTCCTTCTAAAATCATTCATGATCTTTGTCAAGAGGTTTGGAGGATCGATAAAGACGAATTTACAGCATCATTTGCAATGATGAG GTTCAATCTCATTCAAATGTTTCTACAAGATGATAGGAGTTCCCACCTTCGAAGCATGATCGTTGATCTTAAT GCTCCTAGATATGACGGTAGCTGTATATTCAGTCAAGATCCTGCCGTATCCTACATTTGGTCAGAGAAAACGTTAAACGACGATCAACGCAAAACAATACTTAAG ATACTTACGGCTAAGGATTATACACTTATTCTCGGAATGCCTGGTACCGGAAAGACTTCGACCATGGTCCATGCGGTCAAGGCATTCTTAATGAGAGGCGCTTCCATCTTGCTAACATCCTACACAAACTCCGCCGTTGATAATTTGCTCATCAAATTAAAATCTCAG GGCATTGATTTTATACGTATTGGTAGAGATGAAGCCGTGCATGAGGAAATTCGCAGCCATTGTATTAATG GGGCTGATATGCAAAGCACCAAAGATATTAAGACGAGACTAGACCAAACGAAAGTTGTTGCAGTGACATGCTTAGGGGTGTCCAGCCCTTTGCTTTCTGACAAGAAATTTGATGTATGCATTATGGATGAGGCTGGACAGATCACACTTCCC GTCTCGTTGGGACCTTTGATGTTCGCATCAATGTTTGTACTCGTGGGTGATCATTATCAACTGCCTCCACTTGTACAG AGTACGGAAGCTAGGGAAAGCGGAATGGGTGTGAGCCTCTTTTGCAGACTTTCAGAAGCACATCCGCAGGCGATTTCAGCTTTGCAAAGCCAG TACCGTATGTGCGCGCCCATTATGGAGCTATCCAATGCATTGATATACGGTAATAGATTACGTTGCGGTTCTCCTGATGTAGCAAATGCAAAACTTGTGTATACAAGTTCGACCTCTATGTCATTATGGCTAAAGAAG GTTTTGGATCCACTTAGACAAGTAATATTCATTAATACAG ATCTTTTGCCTGGTTTAGAGGTTAAAGATTGCAAGACGGTAAATAACCCACTTGAAGCGTACATAGTCACAGAG ATAACCGATAAATTGACTTGTCAAGGCATTCGGGGAGAAGATATCGGTGTCATAACGCCTTACAATTCTCAAGCCAATCTCATTAAACAATATGTTTCAAGCTCAGTGGAGATACACACCATTGACAAATACCAG GGAAGAGACAAAGATTGCATATTGGTATCCTTTGTAAGGTCAAGCGATAATCCAAAGAACTGCAAATCTTCACTGCTTGGGGACTGGCACAGGATCAATGTGGCCCTCACCCGTGCCAAG AAAAAGCTGATAATGGTTGGGTCACAGAGAACATTGTCATTTGTTCCAATATTGAAACTTTTAATTGAGAAAGTAGAAGAAGGATGTTCCATATTGAATGTAAATAAAGAAGACATTGATATTAACAGTCAACACAAAGGAGAGCTCAAGAGATGCTCTCAGTTGAGGTCACTCTAG